In Primulina eburnea isolate SZY01 chromosome 5, ASM2296580v1, whole genome shotgun sequence, a single window of DNA contains:
- the LOC140832485 gene encoding protein NRT1/ PTR FAMILY 5.6-like, with protein MEQVKKQGTQRINEDKWVHDSSVDHKGRAPLRASTGSWTAALFIIAIEFGERLSYFGIATSLIIYLTKVIHQDLKTAAKSVNYWSGVTTMMPLLGGFLADAYLGRFYTVLASSIVYLLGLLLLMMSRIVPDLKPCGKVYCQNPRRIHEVFFFLAIYLISIGTGGHKPALESFGADQFDDDHPEERRKKMSFFNWWNIGLCCGLLLGVTIIVYIQDHMSYAAADIILTAVLASCTVIFCTGRPFYRFRKPTGSPLTPMLQVLVAAIGKRNLQYPAEPDQLYEVPRSEKTQRRLLFHTKKLKFLDRAAIIELVQNPTESELKPWRLATVTKVEEMKLIVNMIPIWFTTLPFGICVAQAATFFIKQGTTLNRKVTHNFMIPPASIYSMTAIGMMVSVAIYDKILVPFLRKLTGNERGISILQRIGFGMIFSVVTMVVAALVERKRLHIVEKNPLEGSVSMSIFWLAPQFLIIGIGDGYTLVGLQEYFYDQVPDSMRSLGIAFYLSVIGVGNILSSLLITLVDHLTEKGGKSWFGKDLNSSRLDYFYWFLACVTTVNLGAYAFIARRYSYKNAQKTTAASADGPVGDYMVT; from the exons ATGGAGCAAGTAAAGAAACAGGGAACGCAGAGAATTAATGAGGACAAATGGGTTCATGATTCTTCGGTTGATCATAAAGGAAGAGCTCCTCTTCGAGCCTCCACCGGTTCGTGGACAGCTGCCCTTTTCATCATAG CCATCGAGTTCGGCGAAAGGTTGAGTTATTTTGGAATAGCAACAAGTTTAATCATATACCTCACAAAAGTGATTCATCAAGACCTGAAAACAGCAGCAAAAAGTGTCAACTACTGGTCTGGTGTAACAACTATGATGCCTTTACTCGGAGGATTTTTAGCCGATGCTTACCTTGGCCGATTCTACACAGTTCTAGCCTCATCCATTGTCTATCTCCTG GGGCTGCTTCTGTTGATGATGTCTCGAATAGTCCCGGATTTAAAGCCATGTGGAAAAGTATATTGTCAGAATCCTCGAAGAATCCACGAGGTGTTCTTCTTCCTAGCAATCTATTTGATCTCGATAGGCACTGGAGGACATAAGCCAGCATTGGAGAGCTTTGGAGCTGACCAGTTTGATGATGATCATCCTGAAGAAAGAAGGAAGAAAATGTCTTTTTTTAATTGGTGGAACATTGGCCTTTGTTGTGGTCTCTTATTAGGTGTAACAATTATAGTTTACATCCAAGATCACATGAGCTATGCTGCAGCTGATATAATTCTTACAGCAGTGTTGGCTTCCTGCACTGTCATATTTTGTACAGGCAGGCCATTTTATCGTTTTAGAAAGCCGACCGGAAGTCCCTTAACACCAATGCTACAAGTACTTGTAGCAGCCATCGGCAAAAGAAATCTTCAATATCCAGCAGAACCTGATCAACTGTACGAAGTTCCAAGATCAGAAAAGACACAAAGGAGGCTTCTTTTTCACACCAAAAAGCTCAA GTTTCTTGATAGAGCTGCAATAATTGAACTCGTGCAAAATCCAACAGAGAGTGAGCTAAAACCTTGGAGACTCGCAACTGTAACCAAAGTAGAGGAAATGAAGCTCATAGTCAACATGATCCCGATTTGGTTCACTACTCTGCCATTTGGTATCTGTGTAGCGCAAGCTGCTACATTCTTTATCAAACAAGGTACAACATTGAATCGCAAAGTCACCCACAATTTTATGATCCCACCAGCCTCGATATATTCAATGACAGCGATTGGGATGATGGTCTCTGTTGCAATCTACGACAAAATCCTAGTGCCCTTCTTGAGAAAATTAACGGGAAACGAGAGAGGGATTAGTATTCTCCAAAGGATTGGTTTTGGGATGATTTTCTCGGTTGTCACTATGGTGGTGGCGGCCTTGGTTGAGAGAAAGAGACTACACATAGTGGAGAAAAATCCACTCGAGGGTTCAGTTTCAATGAGCATTTTCTGGCTAGCACCGCAATTTCTTATAATCGGAATAGGCGATGGATACACCCTAGTGGGATTACAAGAGTACTTCTACGACCAAGTGCCTGATTCTATGAGAAGCTTAGGCATTGCATTTTACCTCAGCGTCATTGGTGTAGGAAACATTCTTAGCAGTCTTCTAATAACTTTAGTGGATCATTTAACAGAAAAGGGTGGAAAAAGTTGGTTTGGCAAAGATTTGAATAGTAGCCGACTCGACTATTTTTACTGGTTTTTAGCCTGTGTTACGACTGTCAATCTAGGAGCCTATGCCTTTATTGCAAGACGGTATTCTTACAAGAATGCACAGAAAACAACAGCAGCCTCTGCTGATGGTCCTGTGGGTGATTACATGGTAACATAG
- the LOC140832484 gene encoding LOW QUALITY PROTEIN: putative receptor protein kinase ZmPK1 (The sequence of the model RefSeq protein was modified relative to this genomic sequence to represent the inferred CDS: deleted 2 bases in 2 codons), with protein sequence MLKYGADIRLILRLFPSSIFTFRKMESPILESLCLPFLLFFLLFIHSATSRSHVSLERGDSLSVGKESDFITSPDNSFTCGFYGLGTNAYWLAIWFTNSRDKTVVWVANRDRPVNRKGSKVTFRRDGAMVLTDIDDTIVWQSNTTSTDVAAAQLLDSGNLVLTNPKGDILWQSFDSPTDTLLPYQRFTKTTKLTSLLRNGSYETGYFNLYFGSDNVLRLIYDSPDTSISYWPNPDNTIYTYGRTNYNGSRIAVLDDMGRFLSSDLLQFNASDIGYGVKRRLTMDYDGNLRVYSLVNSTGLWDVTWQALIEPCNVRGVCGRNAICVYAPEPKCVCPPGFKVVDPSDWNFGCKAMFDEGLLNSRMVKFLAIPHTDFYGYDLNATFPVTFEQCSQLCSEDFRCLGFSYRLLGQGYCYVKSALLNGYASPDFPASIYIKIPGKLQTKDLNIFHASSTTCESSDEVVLEGSPSMYDFANRRVKWVYIYSFAIAIGTIELIFVVLGWWFLFRKHGIPASVEAGYRMISSQFRCYRYSELKKATGNFKEELGRGGSGVVFKGVLSDERVVAVKRLGDVFQGQEEYWAEISTIGKINHMNLVRTLGFCSERRRRLLVYEYVENLSLDRHLFDSTFLGWKQRYAVALGTAKGLAYLHHECLEWVIHCDVKPENILLDAEFLPKIADFGLAKLTQRGGPGSEFTRIRGTKGYMAPEWALNHPITAKVDVFGYGVVILEMVRGIRLSNWIVEDEGGHENESTLANFARVTRKKIEIGSSSWIENIVDSRLEGKFSRKQAAILIQTGVRCVDEDRNKRPTMASVVQTLLESENEMEIQI encoded by the exons ACTCCTTCACTTGTGGATTTTACGGCCTCGGAACCAATGCCTACTGGCTTGCAATCTGGTTCACAAACTCCAGGGACAAAACTGTTGTTTGGGTGGCTAATCGGGACAGACCAGTCAACCGCAAAGGCTCAAAGGTGACGTTTCGGCGAGACGGGGCGATGGTTTTGACGGACATCGATGACACCATCGTGTGGCAGAGC AATACAACTTCTACTGATGTTGCTGCAGCTCAGCTTCTTGATTCAGGGAATCTTGTTTTGACAAATCCTAAAGGTGATATCCTCTGGCAAAGTTTTGATTCTCCCACTGATACGCTTTTACCGTATCAAAGATTCACCAAGACTACAAAATTAACATCTCTTTTAAGAAATGGTAGTTATGAAACGGGCTATTTTAATCTGTACTTTGGTAGTGATAACGTTTTGAGGTTGATATATGATAGCCCTGACACATCCATCTCTTATTGGCCAAATCCTGACAATACTATTTACACATACGGTAGAACTAACTATAACGGAAGCAGAATCGCGGTTTTAGATGATATGGGCAGGTTTTTGTCAAGTGATCTTTTACAGTTTAATGCTTCTGATATTGGTTATGGAGTAAAAAGGAGGCTGACAATGGATTATGATGGGAATTTAAGAGTTTATAGCTTGGTTAATTCGACCGGCTTGTGGGATGTGACATGGCAGGCTCTTATAGAACCTTGTAATGTAAGAGGCGTGTGTGGGAGAAACGCCATATGTGTTTATGCACCGGAACCTAAGTGTGTGTGTCCTCCTGGGTTCAAGGTGGTAGATCCGAGTGACTGGAACTTCGGATGCAAGGCCATGTTTGATGAAGGCCTGTTGAATTCTCGAATGGTGAAATTCTTGGCGATCCCTCATACAGATTTCTACGGTTATGATTTGAATGCCACATTTCCAGTGACATTTGAGCAGTGTAGTCAACTCTGTTCGGAGGATTTTCGGTGTCTAGGATTCAGTTATCGGCTATTGGGACAAGGGTACTGTTATGTGAAGAGTGCACTTTTGAATGGTTATGCTTCTCCCGATTTCCCAGCAAGTATATACATCAAGATCCCTGGAAAACTGCAGACGAAAGAcctcaatatttttcatgccTCAAGTACGACTTGTGAATCTAGTGACGAAGTTGTTCTCGAGGGTTCGCCCTCTATGTATGATTTTGCCAACAGAAGGGTGAAATGGGTGTATATTTACTCTTTTGCTATAGCTATTGGAACAATTGAACTGATTTTCGTTGTACTAGGATGGTGGTTCTTATTCAGAAAACACGGGATTCCAGCCTCAGTTGAGGCTGGATATCGCATGATATCCAGTCAGTTTAGATGTTACAGATACAGTGAGCTGAAGAAAGCAACAGGAAATTTCAAGGAGGAGTTGGGAAGAGGAGGCTCGGGAGTTGTTTTTAAGGGCGTTCTATCAGACGAAAGAGTCGTGGCAGTAAAGAGGTTAGGGGATGTATTTCAAGGACAAGAAGAATACTGGGCAGAGATCAGTACCATTGGAAAGATCAATCACATGAATCTTGTAAGAACTCTGGGGTTTTGTTCTGAAAGGAGACGCCGCCTTTTAGTCTATGAATATGTCGAAAACCTCTCACTCGACAGGCATCTTTTCGACTCGACTTTCCTCGGATGGAAACAAAGATATGCAGTGGCATTAGGCACTGCAAAAGGGTTGGCCTATCTCCACCACGAGTGTTTAGAATGGGTCATACACTGTGACGTGAAGCCTGAAAATATACTTCTTGATGCCGAATTTTTACCAAAGATTGCAGATTTTGGCCTGGCAAAACTCACACAACGAGGAGGACCTGGCTCAGAATTCACCAGAATCCGGGGGACAAAAGGCTACATGGCTCCTGAATGGGCACTGAACCATCCCATCACTGCAAAAGTAGACGTCTTTGGATATGGAGTGGTGATCTTGGAAATGGTAAGGGGGATCAGGCTGTCAAATTGGATCGTGGAAGATGAAGGTGGACATGAAAATGAATCCACTCTCGCAAATTTTGCACGGGTAACAAGGAAAAAGATTGAGATAGGAAGCTCATCTTGGATCGAAAACATCGTGGATTCAAGATTGGAGGGCAAATTTAGCAGAAAACAAGCAGCAATTCTGATTCAAACAGGAGTTCGTTGTGTGGATGAAGATAGAAACAAGAGGCCAACAATGGCCTCTGTGGTGCAAACACTATTGGAAAGTGAAAATGAGATGGAAATTCAAATCTAG